The following proteins are encoded in a genomic region of Myxosarcina sp. GI1:
- a CDS encoding ZIP family metal transporter: protein MKKTWLWAILPFIALITSIGVFLSTNPLSPLGISAPPLENLTVERTVLSDRGISLLVRAEGSEPMQIAQVQVDGSYWTFTQKPPGAILRLSTAWLDIPYPWVENEAHHLNFVTNTGLSFEHTIDVAVATPQFSLSRLWGFTLLGLYVGVVPVGLGMLFYPFLKTLGGEGIKFILALTLGMLAYLLVDTIEEGLELASGAANAFSGSILVWAIAAISFLAILAIGRSRSQAPEGQSLSTFLSFSIGIHNLGEGLAIGTAFAVGEAALGSLLVVGFTLHNLTEGIGIAAPLVKAKPKLITFFGLTALAGLPAVLGTWLGVFAFSPHWAVVFMGIGAGAILQVIVEVGSYLARTASKIGGTWLSKISLAGFSAGLIVMYGTALLVNF, encoded by the coding sequence ATGAAAAAAACCTGGCTTTGGGCAATCTTGCCTTTTATTGCCCTGATAACTTCGATAGGTGTTTTTCTCTCTACCAATCCCCTCAGTCCTTTGGGGATTTCTGCACCCCCTTTAGAAAATCTGACCGTAGAACGAACCGTATTGAGCGATCGCGGTATTTCTTTGTTAGTCAGGGCGGAAGGTTCAGAACCAATGCAAATTGCTCAAGTGCAGGTAGATGGCTCTTACTGGACGTTTACTCAAAAGCCTCCTGGTGCTATACTAAGACTTTCAACCGCTTGGCTCGATATACCCTATCCTTGGGTAGAAAACGAAGCCCATCATCTCAATTTTGTCACCAATACGGGTCTTAGTTTTGAACACACTATCGATGTGGCGGTAGCCACGCCTCAATTCTCCCTGAGTCGTCTTTGGGGCTTCACTTTATTAGGGTTATATGTTGGTGTCGTGCCTGTGGGATTGGGAATGTTGTTTTATCCTTTCCTTAAAACTTTAGGTGGAGAGGGAATCAAGTTTATTCTCGCTTTGACCTTGGGAATGTTGGCTTATCTTTTAGTAGATACTATTGAAGAGGGGTTGGAGCTAGCCAGTGGTGCAGCCAATGCTTTTTCGGGTAGCATTTTGGTTTGGGCGATCGCAGCTATTTCTTTTCTGGCAATTTTAGCTATTGGTCGCAGTCGGAGTCAAGCTCCTGAAGGACAAAGCCTATCTACTTTCCTATCTTTCAGTATCGGCATTCATAATTTAGGAGAAGGATTAGCAATTGGTACGGCTTTTGCTGTTGGAGAAGCAGCACTCGGTTCGCTTTTGGTCGTTGGTTTTACTCTGCACAACCTCACAGAAGGCATTGGTATTGCTGCACCGTTAGTTAAAGCTAAACCTAAATTAATCACTTTTTTCGGCTTAACCGCTTTAGCGGGGCTACCTGCGGTATTAGGAACGTGGCTCGGCGTGTTTGCCTTTTCTCCACATTGGGCAGTAGTATTTATGGGTATCGGTGCGGGAGCGATCTTACAGGTAATTGTGGAAGTGGGTTCGTATCTGGCACGAACCGCCAGCAAAATCGGTGGTACTTGGTTATCTAAGATTAGTTTGGCAGGATTTAGTGCGGGATTGATAGTAATGTACGGTACGGCATTGCTGGTTAACTTCTAG
- a CDS encoding YnfA family protein — protein sequence MQVLSSIFYFLLAGLCEIGGGYLIWRWLREGKSWKEALAGSLILTVYGLIATLQPANFGRVYAAYGGIFITLAIVWGWRVDGIVPDRFDLLGGAIALLGAGIIMYAPRR from the coding sequence ATACAAGTTTTAAGTTCCATATTTTATTTTCTATTAGCTGGATTATGTGAGATTGGCGGAGGCTATTTAATTTGGCGGTGGTTGAGAGAAGGAAAAAGCTGGAAAGAAGCTCTAGCAGGCAGTTTAATTCTTACAGTTTACGGTTTAATAGCTACCCTGCAACCTGCTAACTTTGGGCGCGTTTATGCAGCTTACGGGGGAATTTTTATCACTCTGGCAATTGTTTGGGGATGGCGAGTTGATGGCATTGTGCCAGACCGTTTCGATTTGTTGGGAGGTGCGATCGCTCTTTTGGGGGCTGGCATTATTATGTACGCCCCTAGAAGGTGA
- a CDS encoding multicopper oxidase domain-containing protein, translating into MKRNKMIFDVSRRSLLGMGLLGGGSILNRFLPSQALAQKPRQHNNHFTNSAVHGGSTTVGDVDNARNGFSPRDILTDWDGGKVSQLPDGQTLREYDMTVEEREIEIAPGVFYPAWTYNGRVPGSTIRVTEGDRVRINFRNNSQHPHTIHFHGIHSARQDGVPGTLEAMPGKEVVYDFDAKPFGCHLYHCHSAPFKRHLHKGLYGAFIVDPEPKRHPEAEQIARSRLLGTPENQQWQEFLMVMNAFDTNFDKSNEFYAVNTIPHEFMKRPLRIERDRPVRVYLINVTEFDPINSFHLHGNFFDYYDSGTTLTPTLRTVDTVMQCQGQRGILEFSFQEHAPGQYMFHAHQSEFLELGWMSAFEVVA; encoded by the coding sequence ATGAAAAGAAATAAGATGATATTTGATGTTTCCAGGCGATCGCTGCTGGGAATGGGATTGCTCGGAGGGGGAAGTATTTTAAACAGGTTTTTACCCAGTCAGGCATTAGCTCAAAAGCCCAGGCAGCACAACAATCACTTTACTAACAGTGCAGTTCACGGTGGCAGCACTACAGTGGGAGATGTGGATAATGCACGTAATGGTTTTAGTCCCCGCGATATCTTAACTGATTGGGACGGGGGAAAAGTGTCTCAATTACCCGACGGTCAGACTTTGCGAGAATATGACATGACCGTAGAAGAACGGGAAATTGAAATTGCCCCTGGAGTGTTTTATCCCGCCTGGACGTATAATGGTCGCGTTCCTGGTTCTACCATTAGAGTTACCGAGGGCGATCGCGTGAGAATTAATTTTCGCAACAACAGTCAGCATCCCCATACCATTCACTTTCACGGTATTCATTCCGCCAGACAAGATGGCGTTCCAGGAACGTTAGAAGCGATGCCAGGAAAAGAAGTCGTCTACGACTTTGACGCTAAACCTTTTGGCTGTCATCTCTATCACTGTCATTCTGCCCCTTTTAAGCGACACCTGCATAAAGGACTCTACGGCGCATTCATTGTCGATCCCGAACCCAAACGCCATCCAGAAGCCGAACAGATAGCACGATCGCGTTTATTAGGAACTCCCGAAAACCAACAGTGGCAAGAATTCTTAATGGTGATGAATGCTTTTGACACTAACTTCGATAAGTCAAACGAATTTTACGCCGTTAATACGATTCCTCACGAATTTATGAAGCGACCCCTCCGCATCGAACGCGATCGCCCCGTGCGAGTTTATCTGATTAACGTGACGGAGTTCGATCCAATTAACTCTTTTCATCTTCACGGTAATTTTTTTGACTATTACGATAGCGGAACTACTCTGACTCCCACCCTTCGCACTGTCGATACCGTGATGCAGTGTCAGGGGCAACGAGGCATTTTAGAATTTTCTTTTCAAGAACACGCACCAGGACAGTATATGTTTCACGCCCATCAATCGGAATTTCTCGAACTCGGTTGGATGAGTGCTTTTGAGGTAGTGGCATAG
- a CDS encoding sodium:calcium antiporter, protein MNIWIWAVVLIAAVWAAHWGAEQLDEPLKKLRRQWGLTQVAGAAFVGLAAASPEIGINTASAIRGVSDIGLGTMLGSNIIAIPILVTTAYWASRREQLGDKDDPELGEDFDTHARHRQQRLLRVEKTAVSVQAIPYLAIIAVVAVLTLPKSVRGLQPIDGLVMAIVYLAYLGQAVFRGRQQGREVQWTKQETLRAIAGVVVLAVGAYFTVRATENIVGAIGISEIIGGLFITAPMAMLPELFATWSVTRSGQVTAATTSVIGDHAVTMTIAFVPLALATAPVNDLQLYSVNLAFVALMPALYAAFIHWGGREHGFQFWQVLVLDSVYLIYLYIMLFGVLNVL, encoded by the coding sequence ATGAACATTTGGATTTGGGCTGTAGTTCTTATTGCTGCTGTTTGGGCAGCCCATTGGGGTGCAGAACAACTAGACGAACCCCTAAAGAAATTACGACGACAGTGGGGATTAACTCAGGTAGCTGGCGCAGCTTTTGTGGGATTGGCTGCTGCTAGTCCCGAAATTGGTATCAATACGGCGAGTGCTATTAGAGGAGTATCGGATATCGGCTTGGGAACGATGCTGGGGTCAAATATCATTGCTATTCCTATACTTGTTACAACTGCTTACTGGGCTTCTCGCCGAGAGCAATTAGGAGATAAAGACGATCCAGAATTAGGAGAAGATTTTGATACCCATGCCCGTCACCGCCAGCAAAGATTGTTGCGAGTGGAAAAAACAGCCGTCAGTGTCCAAGCGATTCCCTATTTGGCAATTATTGCCGTAGTAGCTGTTTTGACTCTGCCCAAATCGGTACGGGGGCTTCAGCCCATCGATGGTTTGGTCATGGCGATCGTCTATCTAGCCTATCTCGGACAGGCGGTATTTCGCGGTCGTCAGCAAGGTAGAGAGGTGCAGTGGACAAAGCAGGAAACGTTGAGGGCGATCGCGGGGGTTGTAGTTTTAGCGGTTGGCGCGTATTTTACGGTAAGGGCAACCGAAAATATTGTTGGTGCGATCGGTATTTCGGAAATTATCGGAGGACTATTCATCACCGCACCAATGGCAATGTTACCAGAACTATTTGCCACCTGGAGTGTCACCCGTAGCGGACAGGTAACTGCTGCTACTACTAGCGTTATCGGCGACCACGCCGTAACTATGACCATCGCTTTTGTCCCCTTAGCATTAGCAACTGCACCAGTTAACGATCTTCAGCTTTATTCCGTTAATCTTGCTTTTGTCGCTCTGATGCCAGCTTTATACGCTGCCTTTATTCATTGGGGAGGGAGAGAACACGGCTTTCAGTTTTGGCAAGTATTAGTTCTAGATAGCGTTTATCTAATTTATCTCTACATTATGCTCTTTGGCGTACTCAATGTTTTGTAA
- a CDS encoding CPBP family intramembrane glutamic endopeptidase, producing MKVNFTIIASYPAPLRLLIFLLFLLFLWIPVALPFYLLLNSNKNLTTIVTMTLLYLEFIGLLFLWHKQLYAKENWWQTYGLYFTRKNAIELLNGLGIGLLLIFSLFILEVSLGWVNLLNSSENLTRIVFEGLLSSLGIAMAEELFFRGWLLEELKRDYSTINSALFNGIIYATLHFLKPIEEIIRTFPQFPALFLLGLTLALAKSVNSDKLGICIGLHGGLIWGYYIFDVGELLNYTGKVSPLITGIDNNTMAGVIGLFFLGILSFWFWKKYRSTNLYL from the coding sequence TTGAAAGTAAATTTTACCATAATTGCTAGTTATCCAGCACCATTAAGGCTGCTAATATTCTTGTTATTTCTCTTGTTTTTATGGATTCCTGTGGCACTCCCTTTTTATTTACTGCTGAATAGTAACAAAAACTTGACCACAATTGTTACTATGACGTTGCTTTATCTAGAGTTTATAGGTTTATTGTTTCTTTGGCATAAACAACTTTATGCCAAAGAAAATTGGTGGCAAACTTATGGATTATATTTCACTCGAAAAAATGCCATTGAATTATTGAATGGCTTAGGTATTGGACTATTATTAATTTTTAGTCTATTTATTTTAGAAGTAAGTTTAGGATGGGTGAATCTTCTTAATTCATCTGAAAATTTAACTCGGATAGTTTTTGAGGGTCTACTAAGTTCATTAGGGATTGCTATGGCAGAGGAACTATTCTTTAGGGGGTGGTTGTTAGAGGAATTGAAACGGGATTATTCTACGATAAATAGCGCATTATTCAATGGAATTATTTATGCCACATTGCACTTTTTAAAACCTATTGAAGAAATTATTAGAACGTTTCCTCAATTCCCCGCTTTATTTTTATTAGGATTAACTTTAGCTTTGGCAAAATCAGTAAATTCGGATAAATTAGGAATTTGTATTGGTTTACATGGAGGTTTGATTTGGGGATATTATATATTTGATGTGGGTGAATTATTGAACTATACAGGAAAAGTTTCTCCCTTAATTACTGGAATTGATAATAATACAATGGCTGGTGTTATAGGACTATTTTTTTTAGGAATTTTAAGTTTTTGGTTTTGGAAAAAATATAGATCAACAAATTTATATTTATAA
- a CDS encoding cation diffusion facilitator family transporter: MIPVQSDRHSEIPLEESKTQPLKLLWIVLCLRSGLFLAELITGLRVHSLSLIALSGHLFIDLMAIAIAIAAAWLVEHSSPRKLPIKPEQIEAIAALLNGLILLVVAGAVVWGILHNVRASASEAGLPMLAIAALGLLVKGINASLLYEESHHNLNVRGVFFHAIADGGSSFGLLVAALAIFYLNWLWADTAASLLVVIFMLISAISLLRDSCSLLVNLDRENRQYY, translated from the coding sequence ATGATACCAGTTCAAAGCGATCGCCATAGCGAAATACCTTTAGAAGAATCTAAAACTCAACCACTGAAATTATTATGGATTGTTTTATGTCTGCGAAGTGGGCTATTTTTAGCTGAATTAATTACGGGACTTCGAGTACATAGTTTATCCCTTATCGCTCTATCTGGACATCTTTTTATCGATCTGATGGCGATCGCTATTGCCATAGCTGCTGCTTGGCTGGTAGAGCATTCTTCTCCTAGAAAACTACCCATAAAACCCGAACAAATCGAGGCTATAGCTGCTTTACTGAACGGTTTGATTCTTTTGGTAGTAGCAGGAGCGGTTGTTTGGGGAATTTTGCATAACGTTCGAGCTTCTGCTTCTGAAGCTGGTTTACCGATGTTGGCAATAGCAGCATTAGGACTACTTGTTAAAGGGATAAATGCCAGTTTGCTTTACGAAGAAAGCCACCACAACTTAAATGTGCGGGGTGTATTCTTCCATGCGATCGCCGATGGTGGTAGTTCCTTTGGTTTGCTTGTAGCAGCCTTAGCCATTTTCTACCTCAATTGGCTTTGGGCAGATACGGCAGCTAGTTTATTAGTGGTTATTTTTATGCTGATAAGTGCCATCTCCTTGTTGAGAGATAGTTGCTCTCTTTTAGTTAATCTTGATAGAGAGAATAGACAATACTATTAA
- a CDS encoding tetratricopeptide repeat protein, with amino-acid sequence MQLKLLIFKLALLNGIIGTMLPVNAHSPKETLEQWEADVEVNQLLRQGKELIEQGRLVEALSAYQHVISLESENPRVFSAIGYVRATQSNFSAAVEAFQKAIALEPDNPHFYYGLAYSLASSEAYAEAADAYNQTIKLDPNLVNAHLGLGVVLLRQQNYDGALDAFLRVTTLAPDNVNVLAYRTMGTILLQKQQFSKAIEVLQRAAELAPSESTIQLDLGIAWLKLNNTSKAIAAFERAAELNPNDGKIHFQVGKILQIEGDVDAALTEYRKAANIQPDSVETRKAIADILLEQQDYLMAIVEHRQVIVLQPKNAKSYYHLGLALKERQRIEEAINVLEQALKLYQQQSNAERVETVENILDELQE; translated from the coding sequence ATGCAGCTAAAACTACTTATATTCAAACTCGCTCTTTTAAACGGAATTATCGGAACGATGCTTCCTGTAAATGCTCATTCACCAAAAGAGACATTGGAACAGTGGGAAGCAGATGTAGAAGTCAATCAGCTTTTGAGGCAAGGGAAAGAATTGATAGAACAAGGCAGACTAGTGGAAGCTTTGAGTGCTTACCAGCACGTAATTAGTTTAGAAAGTGAAAATCCCCGCGTCTTTTCGGCAATTGGCTACGTACGAGCAACCCAGTCCAACTTTTCTGCAGCAGTAGAGGCTTTCCAAAAAGCGATCGCCCTAGAACCTGACAATCCTCACTTTTACTACGGACTGGCTTACAGCCTTGCTAGTTCCGAAGCTTATGCTGAAGCTGCTGATGCTTACAATCAAACCATCAAACTCGACCCCAACCTTGTCAATGCTCATTTAGGTTTGGGAGTAGTGCTGCTACGCCAACAAAACTACGACGGTGCATTGGATGCTTTTTTAAGAGTAACCACCCTCGCTCCAGATAATGTTAACGTTCTCGCTTATCGCACGATGGGAACTATCTTACTTCAAAAACAACAGTTTTCCAAGGCGATCGAGGTTTTACAACGAGCAGCCGAACTCGCTCCCTCTGAAAGTACGATTCAACTAGATCTGGGAATTGCTTGGTTGAAGTTAAACAATACTTCTAAAGCTATAGCAGCTTTTGAACGGGCTGCCGAGTTAAATCCCAATGATGGCAAAATTCATTTTCAGGTGGGCAAAATTCTCCAAATAGAAGGCGATGTTGACGCAGCATTAACTGAGTATCGCAAAGCAGCCAATATACAACCAGATTCAGTGGAAACTAGAAAAGCGATCGCCGATATCCTTTTAGAACAGCAGGATTACTTAATGGCGATCGTCGAACATCGTCAGGTAATAGTTCTTCAGCCCAAAAATGCCAAATCCTATTACCATCTAGGACTGGCATTGAAAGAAAGACAGCGCATCGAAGAAGCTATTAACGTCCTCGAACAAGCCCTAAAGCTCTATCAACAGCAGAGTAACGCCGAGCGGGTAGAGACTGTTGAAAATATTTTAGATGAATTACAAGAATAG
- a CDS encoding vitamin K epoxide reductase family protein → MRRRGSTPWIYRWSRPLIAGIASIGAVGTGYLTVVKLTEGTAACPTGGCDVVLSSPYATAFGLPLTLFGFLGYLSMIIFAVAPLLVTSPKKKKLRAKLEQWTGLLLFLGGTAMAVFSSYLMYLLAFVIKAVCIYCVVSALLSASLFILSIIGRYWEDLGHLLFSGVVVAIVVLVGTLGVYANINNPQVAESNPYAVTTESGTAEVALAQHLTQQGAKMYGAYWCPHCQNQKQLFGKEASSQIDYVECDPSGEEPRPDLCQTAGIQGFPTWEIEGKLYQGEKTLAELANLSGYQGDRNFTNASEHGH, encoded by the coding sequence ATGAGACGAAGAGGTTCTACTCCCTGGATTTATCGCTGGTCGCGTCCTTTAATCGCGGGAATAGCCAGCATCGGCGCGGTGGGGACGGGTTATTTAACAGTAGTCAAATTAACTGAAGGAACGGCAGCTTGCCCTACAGGTGGTTGTGATGTGGTGCTATCGAGTCCTTATGCCACTGCGTTTGGTTTACCCCTGACTCTGTTTGGTTTCTTGGGCTATTTGAGCATGATTATCTTTGCCGTCGCGCCCCTTTTGGTAACTTCCCCTAAGAAAAAGAAACTACGCGCCAAACTCGAACAGTGGACGGGTTTATTGCTGTTTCTGGGAGGAACGGCAATGGCGGTATTTAGCAGCTATTTGATGTATCTCCTTGCCTTTGTCATCAAAGCTGTTTGTATTTATTGTGTTGTCTCGGCTTTGCTTTCAGCCAGTTTGTTTATTTTGTCGATTATCGGTCGTTATTGGGAAGATCTTGGACATTTGCTGTTTTCGGGTGTAGTTGTGGCAATCGTGGTTTTAGTCGGAACGCTAGGGGTATATGCCAATATCAATAATCCCCAAGTTGCCGAGTCCAACCCTTACGCCGTTACTACCGAATCGGGGACTGCTGAAGTTGCTCTCGCCCAACACCTGACCCAACAAGGCGCAAAGATGTATGGGGCTTATTGGTGTCCTCACTGTCAGAATCAAAAACAGTTGTTCGGTAAGGAAGCATCCAGTCAAATAGATTATGTTGAGTGCGATCCTTCAGGTGAAGAGCCTCGACCCGATCTTTGTCAAACAGCAGGTATTCAAGGTTTTCCTACCTGGGAGATCGAGGGGAAATTGTATCAAGGAGAAAAAACACTAGCAGAGTTAGCCAATTTATCGGGCTATCAGGGCGATCGCAATTTTACTAACGCTTCCGAACACGGACATTAA
- a CDS encoding STAS/SEC14 domain-containing protein, with amino-acid sequence MSESSGNVVGIKVSEQLTEQDYQTLVPLLEKAIGEHEKIRLLRDMDDFEGWSLDALWQDLKFDSEHKNNIERLALVGDKQWEKWISQSTKLFFEEAKYFDRDRAIKAWNWLRA; translated from the coding sequence ATGAGTGAAAGTTCGGGAAACGTTGTAGGAATTAAAGTAAGCGAACAATTAACGGAACAAGATTATCAAACTTTAGTACCGCTACTAGAAAAAGCAATCGGCGAACATGAAAAAATCCGCTTACTTAGGGATATGGATGACTTTGAAGGCTGGAGTTTAGATGCTCTCTGGCAAGATTTAAAATTCGATTCCGAGCATAAAAATAATATCGAACGTCTTGCTTTGGTGGGCGATAAACAATGGGAAAAGTGGATTTCACAATCTACGAAACTATTTTTTGAAGAGGCTAAATATTTTGACCGCGACCGCGCTATTAAAGCCTGGAATTGGCTTCGAGCATAA
- a CDS encoding heavy metal translocating P-type ATPase, producing MSSQHSSGCCSTDKSHNHQGHDHSHEHGEFDLRRELIPLSIAIALFLVGLIFNQPLHDTPGAIAEYAVLIPAYLISGWSVLTSAGRNILRGKIFDENFLMTIATLGAVAIHELPEGVAVMLFFQIGELFQGFAVGRSRRSIRSLLEVRPDKANLKIDGEIREVAPEKVEVGDTIVIKPGEKVPLDGEILAGSSQVDTSALTGESVPRTVKEGETILAGAINQTGSLTVRVTKLFAESSIAKILDLVENASSKKAPTEKFITRFARYYTPVVVFLSLAVAILPPLLIPGATSEQWVYRALVLLVISCPCGLVISIPLGYFGGVGGAAKRGILVKGSTFLDALTDVKTVIFDKTGTLTEGVFQVTQVTPYNGYSEKEILTVAALAESQSNHPVARSIVEAYDNKIATSDITITDSDVTDYEEIPGHGIRAKVRGRSVLAGNDRLLHRENIEHNTCNVEGTVVHLAIDRKYAGYILISDRIKEDASRAIAQLKKAEVSETVMLTGDNRVVAQSVADKLGLDTYKAELLPEDKVEAIEQYLRKSDTKSKVAFVGDGINDAPVIARADVGMAMGALGSDAAIETADVVLMDDAPSKVAEAINIARKTHTIVWQNIILAMAVKALFILLGAIGIATLWEAVFADVGVALLAILNATRVLKVN from the coding sequence GACCACAGCCACGAACATGGTGAGTTCGATTTACGTCGAGAGCTTATTCCCTTAAGTATCGCGATCGCTTTATTTCTGGTGGGATTAATTTTTAATCAGCCTTTGCACGATACCCCAGGAGCAATCGCTGAGTATGCAGTTTTGATTCCCGCTTATCTAATTAGCGGTTGGAGTGTGTTAACCAGTGCGGGGCGGAACATTCTGCGGGGTAAAATCTTTGATGAAAACTTCTTGATGACCATTGCCACTTTGGGAGCGGTCGCGATTCACGAATTGCCCGAAGGTGTGGCGGTAATGCTATTTTTCCAGATCGGCGAACTATTTCAGGGTTTTGCAGTTGGGCGATCGCGCCGTTCGATTAGATCGTTACTAGAAGTACGTCCTGACAAAGCGAATCTCAAGATAGATGGTGAAATTAGAGAAGTTGCACCAGAAAAAGTAGAAGTTGGAGATACCATCGTTATTAAACCAGGGGAGAAAGTACCTCTAGATGGAGAAATCTTAGCGGGTAGTTCCCAGGTAGATACTTCGGCACTTACGGGGGAATCAGTCCCTCGCACGGTAAAAGAAGGCGAAACAATTCTAGCAGGGGCAATCAACCAAACAGGTAGCTTAACGGTTCGAGTCACCAAACTGTTTGCCGAATCTTCCATCGCTAAGATTTTAGATTTGGTCGAAAATGCTAGCAGTAAAAAAGCTCCTACAGAAAAATTTATTACTCGTTTTGCCCGTTATTATACTCCCGTTGTCGTTTTTCTCTCTCTAGCAGTTGCCATTTTACCGCCCCTACTGATTCCTGGTGCGACTAGCGAACAGTGGGTTTATCGAGCTTTAGTGTTATTAGTCATTTCCTGTCCCTGCGGACTAGTTATTAGTATTCCTCTGGGTTACTTTGGCGGGGTTGGTGGTGCAGCCAAAAGAGGAATTTTAGTTAAAGGTTCGACTTTCCTCGATGCTCTAACCGATGTCAAAACGGTTATTTTTGATAAAACTGGAACGTTAACCGAAGGGGTATTTCAAGTTACTCAGGTAACGCCTTATAACGGCTATAGCGAAAAAGAAATACTAACTGTTGCTGCGCTCGCTGAATCTCAATCCAATCATCCCGTAGCGCGATCGATTGTGGAAGCTTACGACAATAAAATCGCTACCTCTGACATTACGATTACCGATTCTGATGTCACCGACTATGAAGAAATACCAGGACACGGTATAAGAGCTAAAGTTCGGGGAAGGTCAGTCTTGGCAGGAAACGATCGCCTATTACATCGAGAGAATATAGAACACAATACCTGCAATGTAGAAGGAACGGTAGTTCATTTAGCCATAGATCGCAAATATGCTGGCTATATCTTAATCTCTGACAGAATCAAAGAAGATGCCTCAAGAGCGATCGCTCAATTGAAAAAAGCAGAAGTCAGCGAAACCGTAATGCTGACGGGAGATAATCGAGTTGTAGCTCAAAGTGTAGCCGATAAACTCGGCTTAGATACCTATAAAGCCGAATTGCTGCCAGAAGACAAAGTAGAGGCGATCGAGCAGTATCTCCGTAAATCTGACACAAAAAGTAAAGTGGCATTTGTGGGCGATGGTATTAACGACGCACCTGTAATTGCTAGAGCGGATGTAGGGATGGCAATGGGGGCATTGGGTTCGGATGCAGCGATTGAAACTGCCGATGTTGTGCTAATGGACGATGCCCCATCCAAGGTAGCAGAGGCAATAAATATAGCCCGTAAAACTCACACTATTGTCTGGCAGAACATCATCCTAGCAATGGCAGTTAAAGCCCTATTTATTTTACTCGGTGCGATCGGTATTGCAACTCTTTGGGAGGCGGTGTTTGCCGATGTCGGGGTAGCACTGTTAGCGATTTTAAATGCTACTAGGGTTTTAAAAGTTAACTGA